In a genomic window of Streptomyces sp. NBC_01231:
- a CDS encoding TauD/TfdA family dioxygenase, with protein sequence MNTATITSATHDAAAVRVEWSDGHHSVLHSMWLRDNCACTACGPHATGSRLQRLLDIPDDVAPDAVVAQPDRLLVTWADDQHSSEYEASWLRQNAYSPTKLRDSHDPVKTLWDSTLPAWPTVEWHKVLTDDVERRKLHAGVSELGFVLLRGLGTDHEGIEKLADEIGYLRETHYGKFFDLITRPKPQILADLAGPILPHTDEAYRRVPTGINIFHCLKPSQDGGGVSQLVDAHNVAKVLRDRHPEAYDLLTRVPVQHQRRIEGQVITSDLPAIVLDHSGEVIEVRLNERTMTAIRVDEDLMEQVYAALRTAFRIAYEPAQRIAYTMQAGDALLFDNLRVLHARTGYSGDRHVRQCQVMRDEFFAKSVALSEKTRTFGSVLS encoded by the coding sequence ATGAACACTGCCACCATCACCAGCGCGACCCACGACGCGGCAGCCGTCCGTGTCGAGTGGAGCGACGGACACCACAGCGTCCTGCACAGCATGTGGCTGCGCGACAACTGCGCCTGCACGGCGTGCGGGCCGCACGCCACCGGCAGCCGGCTCCAGCGGCTCCTCGACATCCCCGACGACGTCGCCCCGGACGCCGTCGTCGCGCAGCCCGACCGCCTCCTCGTCACCTGGGCCGACGACCAGCACTCCTCCGAGTACGAGGCGTCGTGGCTGCGGCAGAACGCGTACAGCCCCACCAAGCTGCGGGACAGCCACGACCCGGTCAAGACGCTGTGGGACAGCACGCTGCCCGCGTGGCCCACCGTGGAGTGGCACAAGGTGCTGACCGACGACGTCGAGCGTCGCAAGCTGCACGCCGGCGTCTCCGAACTGGGCTTCGTCCTCCTGCGCGGACTGGGCACGGACCACGAGGGCATCGAGAAGCTCGCAGACGAGATCGGCTACCTCCGCGAAACTCACTACGGCAAGTTCTTCGACCTGATCACCCGTCCCAAGCCGCAGATCCTCGCCGACCTGGCGGGCCCGATCCTGCCGCACACCGACGAGGCCTACCGACGCGTACCCACCGGTATCAACATCTTCCACTGCCTCAAGCCCAGCCAGGACGGCGGCGGTGTCTCGCAGCTCGTCGACGCGCACAACGTCGCGAAGGTGCTGCGTGACCGGCACCCCGAAGCGTACGACCTGTTGACCCGGGTCCCCGTGCAGCACCAACGCCGCATCGAGGGCCAGGTCATCACCTCCGACCTGCCGGCCATCGTGCTCGACCACAGCGGCGAGGTCATCGAAGTCCGGCTCAACGAGCGCACCATGACCGCGATCCGCGTGGACGAGGACCTCATGGAGCAGGTCTATGCGGCACTGCGCACCGCCTTCCGCATCGCCTACGAGCCCGCGCAACGCATCGCGTACACGATGCAGGCCGGCGACGCTCTTCTCTTCGACAACCTGCGTGTCCTGCATGCCCGCACCGGCTACAGCGGGGACCGGCACGTGCGACAGTGCCAGGTCATGCGCGACGAGTTCTTCGCCAAAAGCGTCGCCCTGTCGGAGAAGACGCGGACCTTCGGTTCCGTCCTGTCCTGA
- a CDS encoding nuclear transport factor 2 family protein translates to MAEHPNAALVRKGYEAFTRGDMDTLRGLMTADCTHHVPGSHPLSGDFKGLDATIEMYGRLFEETGGTLQVKLNSILVDGRGHAVAVHRISAERGGKRIDDNGCIVFRIVGDKISDLDECVESIDRANEFWA, encoded by the coding sequence ATGGCTGAACACCCGAACGCAGCGCTCGTCCGCAAGGGATACGAGGCTTTCACGCGTGGGGACATGGACACCTTGCGCGGGCTGATGACAGCGGACTGTACGCATCATGTTCCCGGCAGTCACCCGCTCTCGGGTGACTTCAAGGGTCTGGACGCGACCATCGAGATGTACGGCCGGCTCTTCGAGGAGACCGGCGGGACCCTGCAGGTCAAGTTGAACAGCATCCTCGTCGACGGCCGGGGTCACGCGGTCGCCGTGCACCGAATCTCGGCCGAGCGCGGCGGCAAGCGCATCGACGACAACGGGTGCATCGTCTTCCGGATCGTCGGAGACAAGATCAGCGACCTCGACGAGTGCGTCGAGTCCATCGACAGGGCGAACGAGTTCTGGGCGTAA
- a CDS encoding aminotransferase class I/II-fold pyridoxal phosphate-dependent enzyme has translation MRHQVPLEPFPDDLLEADGEELIAFLEQITSDVLFIVSPNNPTGSTVRSANFERIVQFCARAGKTLVLDSCFRFYMPDDQVYDQYKILADSDIDCIVIEDTGKTWPTLELKGPFLSVSERLVPDVSHINSDFLLHVSPFSIGLMTDFLRTSLKDGRSHIRGVAAQNRTVLHAELVGPFLTPVEREHMSVSWLRIDADITATEVAEELARDGVHVLPGNEFYWTDKSVGDSYIRVALMRDPEMFVQAAARLGETCRRLTKAVTR, from the coding sequence ATCCGGCATCAGGTGCCCCTGGAGCCGTTCCCGGACGACCTCCTCGAGGCCGACGGCGAGGAACTGATCGCCTTCCTGGAGCAGATCACCAGCGACGTGTTGTTCATCGTCAGCCCCAACAACCCGACGGGTTCGACGGTCCGGAGCGCCAACTTCGAGCGCATCGTCCAGTTCTGCGCGCGGGCCGGCAAGACGCTCGTCCTGGACTCGTGCTTCCGGTTCTACATGCCCGACGACCAGGTGTACGACCAGTACAAGATCCTTGCCGATTCCGACATCGACTGCATCGTCATCGAGGACACCGGCAAGACCTGGCCGACCCTTGAGCTCAAGGGACCCTTCCTGTCCGTGTCCGAGCGTCTCGTTCCCGACGTGTCGCACATCAACTCCGACTTCCTGCTGCATGTGTCGCCGTTCTCCATCGGCCTGATGACGGACTTTCTCCGTACGTCCCTCAAGGACGGGCGCAGTCACATCAGGGGGGTCGCCGCGCAGAACCGGACGGTCCTGCACGCCGAACTGGTGGGCCCGTTCCTCACGCCTGTCGAGCGTGAGCACATGAGCGTGAGCTGGCTGCGGATCGACGCGGACATCACGGCCACGGAGGTCGCCGAGGAACTGGCCCGCGACGGTGTCCACGTCCTCCCGGGCAACGAGTTCTACTGGACCGACAAGAGCGTCGGCGACTCCTACATCAGGGTCGCGCTCATGAGGGACCCGGAGATGTTCGTCCAGGCCGCCGCTCGCCTCGGGGAGACCTGCCGCCGTCTGACGAAGGCAGTCACCCGGTGA
- a CDS encoding phosphopantetheine-binding protein, translating to MINSPNRNRVEDTVRHHWATVLEMPAESVTAASDFFADGGDSLLAAELVAAVGDDVRADIDIAQLFLDASFAALVDAATTAHDQARTGAEH from the coding sequence ATGATCAACAGTCCGAACAGGAACCGCGTGGAAGACACGGTCCGCCACCACTGGGCCACGGTCCTGGAAATGCCCGCCGAGTCGGTCACCGCCGCGTCGGACTTCTTCGCCGACGGCGGCGATTCCCTGCTGGCCGCCGAGCTTGTGGCCGCCGTCGGCGACGACGTACGGGCGGACATCGACATCGCGCAGCTCTTCCTGGACGCGTCCTTCGCCGCACTCGTCGACGCCGCGACCACCGCCCACGACCAGGCCCGCACCGGGGCCGAGCACTGA
- a CDS encoding AMP-binding protein: MTRTLHELVTGSARRHPEATALVVPGETPLTYAQLVDRAEETARAIAHRVGGVPRRIGLVGHKNTATYAAYLAILRLGASVVPISATAPGARMASICAAAQLRLVLADQAGGAVPADLGGTPDAPQVISLSELSELPELGTSETRTTTTPPGVLEGTDPVAYVVFTSGTTGRPKGVPITHANALACVEHNIRTYKVSPGDRLTQTFDFGFDPSVFDMFVAWGAGATLVAPAPTDLLHPAAWVRREQISHWFSVPSAIATAVTLKELEADAMPSLRISMFGGEPLTADYAMAWSRAAPHSRMENLYGPTELTVSVSRHPLAADARQWPETENGTLPIGAVYPHMEWVVVADGRAASQGELCVRGPQRFAGYLDRRHNTDRFYDRHGDTYVPLAEDAEPDADSWYRTGDRVADDGDGQLVHLGRLDSQVKIRGFRIELAEVEGALRLLPDVQDAVVLAVPSRSGHPELCAFYTGTAGDARTLRAGLAATLPAYMAPRRITHLDVFPLTPNGKIDRTRLLQDV, encoded by the coding sequence ATGACCCGCACCCTCCACGAGTTGGTGACCGGCTCGGCCCGACGCCACCCGGAGGCCACGGCACTGGTCGTCCCCGGCGAGACACCCCTCACATATGCGCAGCTCGTCGACCGGGCCGAGGAAACCGCCCGGGCCATCGCCCACCGCGTGGGCGGCGTCCCCCGGCGCATCGGACTGGTCGGCCACAAGAACACCGCCACCTACGCCGCCTACCTGGCCATCCTGCGACTGGGTGCCAGTGTGGTGCCGATCAGCGCCACGGCACCCGGGGCTCGTATGGCCAGTATCTGTGCCGCGGCTCAGCTGCGGCTCGTGCTGGCTGACCAGGCAGGTGGCGCCGTGCCCGCGGACCTCGGAGGAACACCGGATGCCCCTCAGGTCATCTCGCTCTCCGAGCTGTCCGAGCTGCCCGAACTGGGCACCTCCGAGACACGGACCACTACGACACCGCCCGGCGTTCTGGAAGGCACCGACCCGGTGGCGTACGTCGTCTTCACCTCGGGAACCACAGGCCGTCCCAAGGGCGTGCCCATCACACACGCCAATGCTCTCGCCTGCGTCGAACACAATATCCGTACCTACAAGGTGTCGCCGGGTGACCGTCTCACCCAGACCTTCGACTTCGGCTTCGACCCCTCGGTATTCGACATGTTCGTCGCCTGGGGTGCCGGTGCCACCCTGGTCGCCCCAGCCCCCACCGATCTGCTGCACCCGGCGGCATGGGTAAGGCGAGAACAGATTTCCCACTGGTTCTCCGTGCCCTCCGCCATCGCCACGGCCGTCACCCTCAAGGAACTGGAAGCCGACGCCATGCCGTCGCTGAGGATCAGCATGTTCGGCGGTGAACCGTTGACCGCCGACTACGCCATGGCCTGGTCGAGGGCCGCTCCGCACAGCCGGATGGAGAACCTCTACGGGCCCACCGAACTCACCGTCTCGGTCAGCCGCCACCCCCTGGCGGCCGACGCCCGGCAGTGGCCCGAGACAGAGAACGGCACCCTGCCCATCGGCGCGGTCTACCCCCACATGGAATGGGTCGTCGTCGCCGACGGACGTGCAGCATCCCAGGGGGAGCTCTGCGTCCGCGGACCACAACGGTTCGCCGGCTACCTGGACCGGCGGCACAACACCGACAGGTTCTACGACCGGCACGGTGACACCTACGTCCCCCTCGCCGAAGACGCCGAGCCCGACGCCGACTCGTGGTACCGCACCGGCGACCGGGTCGCCGACGACGGTGACGGCCAACTGGTCCACCTCGGGCGACTCGACTCCCAGGTGAAGATCCGCGGCTTCCGCATCGAACTGGCCGAAGTCGAAGGCGCGCTCAGGCTCCTTCCCGATGTGCAGGACGCCGTGGTACTGGCCGTTCCGAGTCGATCGGGTCATCCGGAACTGTGCGCCTTCTACACCGGGACGGCGGGCGATGCCCGCACCCTGCGGGCCGGACTGGCCGCGACTCTGCCCGCGTACATGGCCCCGCGCCGCATCACCCACCTGGACGTCTTTCCCCTGACCCCCAATGGAAAGATCGACCGGACCCGACTGCTGCAGGACGTCTGA
- the rpsT gene encoding 30S ribosomal protein S20: MANIKSQIKRIKTNEKARLRNKAVKSSLKTAIRKAREAAAAGDAEKATEYQRAAARQLDKAVSKGVIHKNQAANKKSALASKVASLKG, from the coding sequence GTGGCGAACATCAAGTCCCAGATCAAGCGGATCAAGACCAACGAGAAGGCGCGGCTGCGCAACAAGGCCGTCAAGTCCTCCCTGAAGACCGCGATCCGCAAGGCCCGTGAGGCCGCTGCCGCGGGTGACGCCGAGAAGGCAACCGAGTACCAGCGCGCTGCCGCGCGTCAGCTCGACAAGGCCGTCTCCAAGGGCGTCATCCACAAGAACCAGGCCGCCAACAAGAAGTCGGCGCTTGCTTCGAAGGTCGCTTCCCTCAAGGGCTGA
- a CDS encoding fumarylacetoacetate hydrolase family protein encodes MRLVSYRPKEHWDPSLTLAGVLHDDRVINLNALPLPAPYQRTGRAFRSVEDVLLAHALDVVRSAWEKVLGDADALHGLLAQWAVPVRNIAFEPPVLRPTKVIGVGMNYRSFLAQLGEPTPEHPTVFHKTASALRGHLQPVEVPRNTEQPVPEGELALIIGVRAHQVPLAEAMSHWPATAAPTTSAPATSSSRPRSGPAARCSRPSALWGRLW; translated from the coding sequence ATGCGCCTGGTTAGCTACCGTCCCAAGGAACACTGGGACCCGAGCCTCACCCTTGCCGGAGTCCTTCACGACGACCGCGTCATCAACCTCAACGCGCTGCCCCTGCCGGCCCCTTACCAGCGGACTGGGCGGGCCTTCCGGTCCGTGGAGGACGTGCTGCTCGCCCACGCCCTGGACGTGGTGCGCTCGGCGTGGGAGAAGGTGCTCGGTGACGCCGACGCGCTCCATGGGTTGCTGGCCCAGTGGGCGGTGCCCGTGCGGAACATCGCGTTCGAACCCCCTGTGCTGCGGCCCACCAAGGTCATCGGCGTCGGCATGAACTATCGCTCCTTCCTCGCCCAGCTGGGCGAGCCGACGCCCGAGCACCCCACCGTGTTCCACAAGACCGCATCGGCTCTCCGTGGACACCTCCAGCCCGTCGAGGTGCCACGGAACACGGAACAGCCCGTCCCCGAGGGCGAGCTGGCGTTGATCATCGGAGTGCGCGCGCACCAGGTCCCGCTTGCCGAGGCCATGTCCCACTGGCCGGCTACAGCTGCGCCAACGACATCAGCGCCCGCAACCTCGAGTTCCAGACCACGCAGTGGACCAGCGGCAAGATGCTCGCGACCTTCGGCCCTCTGGGGCCGGCTCTGGTGA
- the holA gene encoding DNA polymerase III subunit delta produces the protein MARKTANDDPLASVTLAVGQEDLLLDRAVREVVAAARAADADTDVRDLTPDQLQPGTLAELTSPSLFAERKVVVVRDAQDLSADTVKDVKAYLGAPAEEITLVLLHAGGAKGKGLLDAARKAGAREVACPKMTKPADRLAFVRGEFRATGRSATPEACQSLVDAIGSDLRELASAVSQLVADVEGTIDEAVVGRYYTGRAEASSFTVADRAVEGRAAEALEALRWSLATGVAPVLITSALAQGVRAIGKLSSARGGRPADLARELGMPPWKIDRVRQQMRGWTPDGVSVALRAVAEADAGVKGGGDDPEYALEKAVVAIARAARSRGRG, from the coding sequence ATGGCCAGGAAGACTGCGAATGACGACCCTCTCGCCTCGGTGACTCTTGCCGTGGGCCAGGAGGACCTCCTGCTCGACCGTGCCGTGCGGGAGGTGGTGGCTGCTGCCAGGGCCGCCGACGCCGACACGGACGTACGTGACCTGACCCCGGACCAGTTGCAGCCCGGGACGCTCGCGGAGTTGACCAGCCCGTCGCTCTTCGCGGAGCGGAAGGTCGTCGTCGTACGCGACGCGCAGGATCTTTCGGCCGACACGGTCAAGGACGTGAAGGCGTATCTCGGGGCGCCTGCCGAGGAGATCACCCTCGTGCTGCTGCACGCGGGCGGAGCCAAGGGCAAGGGGCTGTTGGACGCCGCGCGCAAGGCGGGGGCGCGGGAGGTGGCGTGCCCGAAGATGACCAAGCCGGCGGATCGGCTGGCCTTCGTCCGGGGGGAGTTCCGGGCGACCGGGCGCTCGGCCACCCCCGAGGCCTGTCAGTCCCTGGTGGACGCCATCGGGAGCGATCTCAGGGAGCTGGCGTCCGCCGTGTCCCAGCTGGTCGCGGATGTCGAGGGCACCATCGACGAGGCGGTCGTCGGGCGGTACTACACCGGGCGGGCCGAGGCATCCAGCTTCACGGTCGCCGACCGGGCGGTCGAGGGCCGGGCCGCGGAGGCACTGGAGGCGCTCCGGTGGTCGCTGGCCACGGGCGTGGCGCCGGTGCTGATCACCAGCGCGTTGGCGCAGGGCGTGCGGGCGATCGGGAAGCTGTCGTCGGCGCGTGGTGGGCGGCCTGCCGATCTCGCGCGGGAGCTGGGCATGCCGCCGTGGAAGATCGACCGGGTACGTCAGCAGATGCGGGGGTGGACGCCGGACGGTGTCTCCGTCGCGCTGCGGGCCGTCGCCGAGGCGGACGCGGGAGTGAAGGGCGGCGGCGACGACCCCGAGTACGCCCTGGAGAAGGCCGTGGTCGCCATCGCGCGCGCGGCACGTTCCCGGGGACGCGGGTAG
- a CDS encoding fumarylacetoacetate hydrolase family protein, which yields MSARNLEFQTTQWTSGKMLATFGPLGPALVTPDEIADVDGLRVRTFLNGQVIQDGNTGDMTFRVADIISRLSMLTPLEVGDVILTGTPSDLGELSPPLFLTADDTVEVEVEGVGRLSNPVSAPHLSPRTLAVTQ from the coding sequence ATCAGCGCCCGCAACCTCGAGTTCCAGACCACGCAGTGGACCAGCGGCAAGATGCTCGCGACCTTCGGCCCTCTGGGGCCGGCTCTGGTGACGCCGGACGAGATCGCCGACGTCGACGGCCTTCGCGTCCGCACCTTCCTCAACGGCCAGGTCATCCAGGACGGCAACACCGGCGACATGACGTTCCGGGTCGCCGACATCATCAGCCGCCTGTCCATGCTCACTCCGCTGGAGGTCGGCGACGTCATCCTCACCGGAACCCCCTCGGACCTCGGCGAACTCTCACCCCCCCTCTTCCTGACGGCCGACGACACGGTCGAGGTCGAGGTCGAGGGAGTCGGGCGTCTGAGCAACCCCGTCTCCGCGCCGCACCTGTCTCCGCGCACGCTCGCAGTGACCCAGTAA
- a CDS encoding arylamine N-acetyltransferase yields MDAAQIEAYLRRLGVEPAAWPTDAAGATADALRELQLRHLSAVPFEDLSVHLGEDIVLEEKWLLDKVVGARRGGFCYELNGVFGALLAALGFEVTLLAGRVYGEEGRLGIPYGHLALRVGTVDGGEWLADVGFGALSHRPLAFGDRGEQEDLGGSFRIVAAGPDAVDRDVVMDGRAQYRLETRPRVLGDFVAGAWWHSTSPASPFTQSLVCSRVTEDGGRITLSGRTFKVTGPGGAREERELGTDEEVLGTYRERFGIELDCVPTVRNPNRNG; encoded by the coding sequence ATGGACGCCGCGCAGATCGAGGCCTACCTCCGCCGCCTGGGAGTCGAGCCCGCGGCATGGCCCACCGACGCCGCCGGGGCCACCGCCGACGCACTGCGCGAGTTGCAGCTGCGCCATCTGTCGGCCGTGCCCTTCGAGGACCTGTCGGTCCACCTCGGCGAGGACATCGTGCTGGAGGAGAAGTGGCTGCTGGACAAGGTGGTGGGTGCCCGCAGGGGCGGGTTCTGCTACGAACTGAACGGGGTGTTCGGGGCGTTGCTCGCCGCCCTGGGCTTCGAGGTCACGCTGCTCGCGGGGCGGGTGTACGGGGAGGAGGGGCGGCTCGGGATCCCGTACGGCCATCTCGCGCTGCGGGTGGGGACGGTGGACGGAGGCGAGTGGCTGGCCGACGTCGGGTTCGGGGCGCTCAGTCACCGTCCGCTGGCGTTCGGGGACCGTGGGGAGCAGGAGGATCTTGGCGGCAGCTTCCGGATCGTGGCGGCGGGACCGGACGCGGTGGACCGGGACGTGGTCATGGACGGCAGGGCCCAGTACCGCCTGGAGACGCGGCCCCGGGTGCTCGGTGACTTCGTGGCCGGGGCCTGGTGGCACAGCACCTCGCCGGCCTCACCCTTCACGCAGTCGCTGGTCTGCTCACGGGTGACGGAGGACGGGGGGAGGATCACGCTCAGCGGACGCACCTTCAAGGTGACGGGCCCTGGCGGGGCAAGGGAGGAGCGGGAGCTGGGTACGGACGAGGAGGTGCTGGGTACGTACCGGGAGCGGTTCGGTATCGAGCTGGACTGCGTGCCGACGGTGCGAAACCCCAACCGGAATGGCTAA
- a CDS encoding condensation domain-containing protein yields MSYITPRTDPRRAPTTPAQRRDWRAHHARDDNAFMNISAAFVLQGVLDEGALARAVDRLVARHEALRTVFRTHQGELWQHILSADSHERPALTVKDPAAGTEDEWLSAAADQSFDLAEGPSARFTLARSGTSRHLFCVVLHHIVSDQTSLRIALRDLAELYAAELEARPVRLPELAVQFADYAHWWDRKWRAGGFSAHVDHWGKYLGDAPTTTPLPVRSSTDRHARTDALPVPQHLTDDLSGAAAHLRTTPYVVLLSAFSGALAELTGVDEHLIECGYANRLSTPLREGVGRFSNNLVMRLPAAPAAHPRDQLTSTHRAAMTAFSHARISLDAVNEAGVLERQFVPNPDTAVAFQLVDGVSDLLPLPGLTVHQQATAAATVLDLLSVLVERNDNSLTLRATYCPSVLATDWIQDLARRFMARLALLVTTAPHSGRPTAATA; encoded by the coding sequence ATGAGTTACATCACACCACGCACCGATCCCCGACGCGCCCCCACCACTCCTGCCCAGCGGCGGGACTGGCGTGCCCACCACGCACGCGACGACAACGCGTTCATGAACATCTCGGCCGCCTTCGTCCTCCAAGGTGTCCTGGACGAAGGGGCGCTGGCCCGCGCCGTCGACCGGCTCGTGGCGCGGCACGAGGCGCTGCGCACGGTCTTCCGCACGCACCAGGGCGAGTTGTGGCAGCACATCCTGTCGGCCGACAGCCACGAGCGTCCCGCCCTGACCGTCAAGGACCCTGCAGCGGGGACGGAGGACGAGTGGTTGTCCGCCGCCGCCGACCAGTCCTTCGACCTGGCGGAAGGACCGTCCGCCCGCTTCACCCTGGCTCGCTCGGGTACGTCGCGGCACCTGTTCTGCGTGGTGCTGCACCACATCGTCTCCGACCAGACCAGCCTGCGCATCGCCCTGCGCGACCTCGCCGAGTTGTACGCCGCCGAGCTCGAGGCGCGTCCCGTTCGGCTGCCTGAACTGGCGGTCCAGTTTGCCGACTACGCGCACTGGTGGGACCGGAAGTGGCGCGCGGGAGGCTTCTCGGCGCACGTCGACCACTGGGGCAAGTATCTCGGCGACGCACCCACGACGACCCCGCTGCCGGTCCGGTCGTCGACGGACCGGCACGCCCGGACCGACGCACTGCCCGTGCCCCAACACCTGACGGACGACCTTTCAGGAGCGGCGGCCCACCTGCGTACAACGCCCTACGTCGTGCTGCTCTCGGCCTTCAGCGGCGCACTGGCCGAGCTCACCGGCGTCGACGAACACCTCATCGAGTGCGGATACGCCAACCGCCTGTCCACTCCGCTACGCGAAGGCGTCGGACGCTTCTCCAACAACCTCGTGATGCGCCTGCCCGCCGCGCCGGCCGCTCACCCCCGGGACCAGCTCACGTCCACGCACCGGGCAGCGATGACCGCGTTCTCCCACGCGCGCATCTCACTGGACGCTGTCAACGAAGCGGGCGTACTCGAGCGGCAGTTCGTCCCCAACCCTGACACCGCGGTGGCCTTCCAGCTCGTCGACGGCGTCAGCGACCTGCTGCCCCTGCCCGGCCTCACCGTCCACCAGCAGGCCACCGCCGCCGCTACCGTGCTCGATCTGCTGAGCGTCCTCGTCGAACGCAATGACAACAGCCTGACCCTGCGGGCCACGTACTGCCCGAGCGTGCTCGCCACCGACTGGATCCAGGATCTTGCCCGGCGTTTCATGGCTCGGCTCGCTCTTCTCGTCACCACTGCTCCGCACTCCGGCCGACCGACGGCGGCAACGGCATGA
- a CDS encoding YceI family protein: protein MIGRWLGNRTNRVQRASPLAAVQTPASAGVLSCRVLDPVNEPVAHAEFAVSDATGRKVVSGGTDPYGSFMTTVPAGEYRLAVSADGYTPYRATAMVGENALASLGDVTLQVAQPPELPGPGDWEIEPSHSSIGFTARHIGLARIRGRFNSFAGAVRIGDRMDQSAMHVVIDAASIDTNVRMRDDHLRSADFLDVRRFPTLEFYSERFVHKGGNRWAITGALSLHGVTRTVTLDTEYFGLGHGMEGEVRAACRATTELHRDDFTVSWQTMLARGIAVVGPSIRIELDVQIVPKG, encoded by the coding sequence ATGATCGGCCGCTGGCTGGGAAACCGTACGAACCGGGTGCAACGGGCGAGTCCGCTGGCGGCGGTGCAGACCCCGGCGAGTGCCGGGGTGCTCAGCTGCCGGGTGCTGGACCCGGTGAACGAGCCGGTGGCGCACGCCGAGTTCGCGGTCAGCGACGCCACGGGGCGCAAGGTGGTCAGCGGGGGTACGGACCCCTACGGGTCGTTCATGACGACGGTGCCGGCGGGGGAGTACCGGCTCGCGGTGTCGGCCGACGGGTACACGCCGTACCGGGCGACCGCGATGGTGGGCGAGAACGCGCTCGCCTCGCTCGGTGATGTGACCCTTCAGGTCGCCCAGCCGCCGGAACTGCCGGGGCCGGGCGACTGGGAGATCGAGCCGTCGCACTCCTCGATCGGCTTCACCGCACGGCACATAGGGCTGGCGCGGATCCGCGGACGGTTCAACTCCTTCGCGGGGGCGGTACGGATCGGTGACCGGATGGACCAGTCGGCGATGCACGTGGTGATCGACGCGGCGTCCATCGACACGAACGTGCGGATGCGGGACGACCATCTGCGGTCGGCGGACTTCCTGGACGTGCGGCGGTTTCCGACGCTGGAGTTCTACAGCGAGCGGTTCGTGCACAAGGGCGGCAATCGGTGGGCGATCACCGGGGCGCTGTCGCTGCACGGGGTGACGCGTACGGTCACGCTCGACACGGAGTACTTCGGGCTCGGGCACGGGATGGAGGGCGAGGTGCGGGCCGCGTGCCGGGCCACCACCGAGTTGCACCGGGACGACTTCACGGTGAGCTGGCAGACGATGCTGGCGCGGGGGATCGCGGTGGTGGGGCCGAGCATTCGGATCGAGCTGGATGTGCAGATCGTGCCCAAGGGCTGA